Within the Kribbella aluminosa genome, the region CACCGCGCAGGATCTCGCGGCCTACCTCGCCGCCCAGCTCGGCGGCGGCATCGCCGGTGCGATTCTGGCGAACTTGATGTACGGCGAAACCGCCGTGTCCTGGTCGACCACTCACCGCTCCGCCGGACACCTGTACGTCGGCGAAACCGTCGCCACCGCGGGACTCGTCCTGCTCATCTTCTCCCTCGCCGCATCCGGCCGCGCCAAGGCCGCACCGGCCGCGGTCGGCGCCTACATCGGCGCGGCCTACTGGTTCACGTCGTCCACCTCGTTCGCCAACCCGGCCGTCACCGTCGGCCGGGCGTTCACCGACACCTTCGCCGGCATCGCACCCAGCTCCGTCCCCGGCTTCATCGCCTTCCAGCTCGCCGGCGCCGTCGTCGGCGCCGCCCTGGTCGTGGCCCTCTATCCCAACGCGGGTAAGGCCGTCACGCCCCACACCGAAACCACTGCGGGAGCATCCTCGTGAGCAAACCCAGCGTCCTGTTCGTCTGCATCCACAATGCCGGCCGCTCCCAGATGGCGGCCGCCTGGCTACGCCACCTGTCCGGCGACACGGTCGACGTACGCTCCGCAGGCTCCGAGCCCGCCGATCAACTCAACCCCATGGCAGTCGAGGCCATGCGTGAGGTAGGCATCGACATCACCGCCGCCACACCCCAACTCCTCGCCCCCGAAGCCGTCCAGACCAGCGACGTGGTCATCACGATGGGCTGCGGCGACACCTGCCCGTTCTACCCCGGTAAACGGTACGAGGACTGGAAACTCACCGACCCCGCCGGCCAGCCTCTGGAAGTCGTCCGCGAGATCCGCGACGACATCCGCACCCGGGTGACCGAACTCCTTGCCGACCTACCAACCACCTGAACAAACCTGTGCCAGAGACGGGAGTTGAACCCGCACGCCCGGGGGCGCCGGCACCTAAAGCCGGTGTGTCTGCCGTTCCACCACTCTGGCCGAGGAGGCTGGCCTCCCCTGGGGGTACATCTTAGGGGAGGCCAGCCGGCTCAGCGGCTCTGGAGGGCGTCGATGAAGACGCTCTTGAGGTCACTGGGGTTCTTGGCGACGTACGCCTGGCCGCCGGTGGCCTGGGCCAGGGCGGTCAGCTCGTTGGCGTTCGCCTCGGGGCCCATACCGAGGGCGATGATGCGGACGGGGCGGGACGGGTCCTGGAGGCCCTGGAGGGTCTGGACGGCCTTGTCCAGGGTCGGGCTGTTGGGGTCGTCGTTCTTGCCGTCGGTGAACAGCAGGATGGTGTTGACGGCGCTCGACTTGTACGTCTGGCGGACCTGCCGGACGGCCGCGATCGCGGTGTCGTACAGGCCGGTGCCGCCGCCGATGATCGGGTGCTGGCTGTTCAGCTGGCTGACGATGGTCTGCCGCTGCGCCTTTGTCAGCGGTGCGATCGGTACCAGCGGCTTGTAGTCGGCGTTGTCGGACCCGATCTTCGTCGAGAACGTCCACAGGCCGAGCTCGGCGCTGTCCGGGAACAGGTTCAGGCCGCTCGAAGCCGCCTCGACGGTGAGCTGCCAGCGGGTCTTGTCGCCGACCTTCTCGGCCATCGAGCCGGAGACGTCGATGACGGCCAGCGAGTGCGTGGACAGCGACAGCCGGGTCCAGTTCTGCAGCGTGCTGTCGATCGCGGAGCTGGTCGGCTTGGTCAGCTGGGTCACGTCACCGACACCGCGGCCGCCACTCAGCGGGCTCAGCGTGGTGTCGCGGAAACCGGCCTGATCCCGGGCCTGTGCGGCCGAGTCGGTGAGCAGCTCGGTGGCCAGCGCCTGCGCCGCGTCGCTCGCCTGCTGGTTGTCGGACTTCGCGGTGACCACGATCGGGTAGTCCAGCGTCAGCGTGCCGGTGGCCGGCAGGATCGCCTTCAGCTGGGCGTCCGGGTGCGCTTCCTGGTACTTCACGAAGCTCTGCTCGGACGCCGGTACGACGGTTTTGCTGCCGTCCTGGTCCGCCCGGCCGAACAGCGCGTTCACGTCCGTGTACGGCTTGGCCATCGAGCCGAGCCGTTGTGCCAGCGGTACGACGACCTGTGACACCTGGGTGTCCGACGCCGAGGTCTTCTGCCGCTCCGACTGCACCGCGAGCAGCGTGAGCGCACCCGGTGAGGTGCTCAGCGGATCGAGCAGGGCCGGCTCGGTGGCGCCGAGCAGCCGCAGCCAGCTCGAGATGTCGCCGAAGTTCTCGTTGCGGCCGACCAGCACCAGCGGTGAGGTGGCGACCGAGGGGACCGCGATGCTCGGGACGTTCTGGCCGTCGTCCGCTTGGGCGACCCACAGCGAGGAGTCCGGCACCCAGAGGTCCGGCCGGCTGTCGCTGCCGTGCGCGACGTCCCGGGCGACCTGGGCCGACGGCGCCGCCGTGATCGTGACCTGGTAGCAGGCGTTGCCGTCCTTGCCGCCCTTGGCCGACAGCGACTTGGCGGCGGCCTCGAGCGGGGCCTGCATCTCCGGGGTGGTGGACAGCCGGATCTGGGTCGGGTCGGTGCAGGACTTACCGCCGCCGAGGAATCCGTCGGCGCCCTGCTGGGATCCGAAGGAGCGGACCACAAAGACGGCGCCCAGTGTGAGCACCAGAATCCCGACCGCGGTGATGTACACCGAGCGACGGTTGTTGTTACTACGCGTCACCGCAGAGGAGTGTTTTCCCATCGCGGCAGGTCCCTCCCTCCCAGATGCTGCCAGAGGCTGACTGCGCGCGCAGAGTACCCAATTTCCGCACGTCACGGAGAAGGCCGCGATCGGCGTGACACAGCCGTCGCCGAACCGGAACCTGCCACGGCGTACAGCTCATTCACAGGAACGCCGGAAAACTCACCGTGTGTGCCGGTGCCGCTGCGGTCAGCTGAGATCCTGCTGTGATCCAAATCACAGCAGGACTTTACTCAAGCGACCGTTCTATGGACCACATCCGTGAAACGGTCGGAGGTTTCCCTCCGAAGTAGGTCCTGACAAGGTTGTCTTTGGGTCAGCGGTGTCAGAGACCGAGGTCGCGGCGCAGCTTGGCGACGTGCCCGGTGGCCTTCACGTTGTACTGCGCGACCGCGATCTTCCCGTCCTGGTCGACGACGAACGTGGACCGGATCACCCCGGTCACCTTCTTCCCGTACATGGTCTTCTCGCCGAACGCGCCGTACGCCGTCAGCACCTCCTTGTCCGGGTCGCTGAGCAGCGGGAAGGTCACCGCGTCGCGCTCGCGGAACTTCGCCAGCTTGGCCGGCTTGTCCGGGGAGATCCCGAGTACGGCGTACCCGGCGGCCTGCAGCGAGTCGAGCGAGTCGCGGAAGTCGCAGGCCTGCTTGGTGCAGCCCGGCGTCATCGCGGCCGGGTAGAAGTAGACGATCACGTTCTTCCCACGGAGGTCCGCGAGCGCCACGTCGTTGCCGTCGGCATCGGGCAGGGTGAAGTCGGGTGCGGTGTCGCCGACGGACAGACGATCGGACATCAGGTCCTCCACGAGATAGGTCTACTGGGCGCAATGTTACGTGCGCGGTGACGTGCGCGGCGGCCTGGGCAGTTGCGGCTAGCCTGAGGCGATGCGGGCCATGACAGTCACGCCGGGCAAGAGCGACTCGGCGGCAGTGGGCGACGTACCGGAACCGCCGGTGGTCGACGGGTCGATTCTCGTGGAGGGCCTGCTGACGGGCATCTGCGGGACCGACATCGAGCTGGTCACCGGAGCGTTCGGCAGCGGCCGTCCGGGTGCCGACAGGCTCGTCATCGGGCACGAGTCGCTCGGACGCGTGCTGGAGGCACCGATCGGCTCCGGCTTCGCCGCCGGGGACTTGGTAGCCGGAGTGGTACGTCGGCCGGACCCAGTGCCCTGCCCGGCGTGTGCCCGCGGCGAGTGGGACTTCTGCCGCAACGGGAAGTACACAGAGCGCGGTATCAAGGACATGGACGGGTACGGCGCCGAGCGCTGGCGGGTCGACCCGTACTTCGCCGTACCGGTGCCTGCTGCGCTCGGGAACCTCGGCGTACTCGTGGAACCGGCCAGCATCCTCACCAAGGCGTGGGAGCAGGTGGACCGGGTAGGGCAACGCTCCTGGTACGCACCGCAGCACGTGCTGGTCACGGGCGCCGGGCCGATCGGCCTGCTGGCCGCACTGATCGCACGGCAGCGTGGGTACGGCGTACACGTGCTGGACCGGGTCACCGACGGGCCCAAGCCGGAGTTGGTACGGGAGCTCGGTGCGACATACCTGACGGACCTGCAGCGACTGGACGTCGTACCGGATGTGGTGATCGAGGCAACCGGTGTCGGGCAGCTGGTGTACGACTGTGCCTCACTACTGCCACCTGCAGGCGTCATGTGCCTCGCTGGGATCCACCCCGGCCCGGCCACTGTCGACGTACAGCTGGACGCGCTTGTGCGGCAGCTAGTGGTGCGGAACGCCGCACTCGTAGGCACGGTCAACGCTGGTAAGAGGCACTACGCGGACGCTGTGGACGTGCTGACCAAGGCCGACCGGACCTGGCTGGAACGGCTGGTCACCCGGACCGTGCCGCTGTCCGAATGGCCGAAAGCACTCGTTCGGGAACCGGAAGACATCAAGGTGGTCGTGGACTTGCGGAGCTGACCTGCGAGGATGGGTGTGACCAGGGGCAGCTCGGGGCATGCCCCGCCGACGGAAGGGAGCCGACACGTGTCGGACACGAAGGCTCGGACCGCCGAGCAGATCGAGGCGGACATCGCCGCCACCCGCGACCGCCTGGCCTCCACCGTGGACGAGCTGGTCGACCGGGCGAACCCGAAGGCCGTCCTCGAGCGGCAGGTCGAGCAGGCCAAGTCCCAGGTCTTCGACGAGGACGGGCAGCTGCGCACCCAGAAGATCGTCGCGGTCGCCGGTGCGGTCGTCGGCGTGGTCGGCGTGCTGCTGGTGATCCGCCGGCTGGTGGGTCGCCGGTGACTCCTCGCAAGCGGCTCTCCGACGACAAACTGCCGATCCGGATGCTGCACGACCGCGTCCTGGTCTCCCTCGAGCAGGAGGGCGAGCGCAAGTCGTCGGCGGGCATCCTGATCCCCGCCACCGCCCAGCTGGGCCGCCGGCTGTCCTGGGCGAAGGTGGTCGCGATCGGCGCCAACGTTCGTACCGTGGAGGTCGACGACCGGGTGCTGTTCGACCCGGAGGACCGCGCGGAGGTGGAGGTGCGCGGCGACGACTACATCCTGCTGCGCGAGCGCGACCTGCACGCGGTCGCCGCCGGCCGCCTCGAAGACGGCCAGACCGGCCTCTATCTCTGATCGTGGGGCTGTGGACAGCCGAACACCGTCGCTGAGCAGGTGGGGGAGAATAGCCGGGTGATCTTCGAGACCTCCAGTCGCCTGCCGGACTTTCCGTGGGACAAGCTCGCCCCGTACCAGCAGAAGGCGGCCGCGCATCCCGACGGCATCGTGGACCTGTCCGTGGGAAGTCCGGTGGACCCGGTGCCGGACCTGGTGAAGCAGGCGCTGGCCGACGCGGCGGACGCCCCGGCGTACCCGACGACGATCGGTACGTCGGCCGCCCGGCAGGCCGCGGTGGACTGGATGCGGCGGCGGCTCGATGTGACCGGTGTCGACCCGAAGAGCGGCGTGCTGCCCGTGATCGGCACCAAGGAGCTGATCATGATGCTGCCGACGCTGCTCGGCATCGGCGCCGGCGACACGGTCCTGATCCCGGACCTGGCCTACCCGACCTACGAGGCCGGTGCCGCGCTCGCCCGGGCGACCAGCGTGCCGGTCGCGGACCCGGCGGCGTACGACGGGCCGGTGCGGGTCGCGTACCTGAATTCCCCACGCAACCCGTCCGGCCAGATCACGCCCGCGGCGGACCTGCGGCGTGCGGTCGAGTGGGCGCGTGCGAACGACGTACTGCTGGTCAGCGACGAGTGCTACACCGAGTTCGGCTGGGACGAGAAGCCGGTGTCGGTGCTGCACCCGGACGTGTCCGGCGGGAGCTTCGACAACCTGCTGGCGGTGCACTCGCTCTCGAAGCGCTCCAACCTGGCCGGGTACCGCGGCGGCTTCGTCGCGGGGGACCCGACGGTCGTCGCGGAGCTGCTCGCCGTACGGAAGCACGCCGGGCTGATGGTGCCGTCCCCGATCCAGGCCGCGATGGCGGCGGCGTTCGCGGACGACGTACACGTGGAGGAGCAGCGCGCCCGTTACCTGCGTCGCCGTGCGGTGCTGCGGGACGCCCTGACCGACGCCGGCTGGGAGATCACCCTGTCGAACGGCGGGCTGTACCTGTGGGCGTCGCACCCGTCGTACGACGCGTACGGCTCGGTCGGCGCGCTGGCGGACAAGGGGATCCTCGTCGCCCCCGGTGTGTTCTACGGGACTGCGGGTGAGCGGCACGTGCGGGTGGCGCTGACCGGGACCGACGAGCGCGTCGACGCAGCGGTCAAACGGCTGTCGGAGTAGAAACTTCGCGGCTTCGTGTGACGTCCTCCCGGTGTCACTGCCTCTAACAGGGGTAAGTGATGTCGAGGGAGGGGAGGGCACATGCGGCTGCATCTGCTCGGGGTCGTGGCGGTACTGCTGGCTGGTGTCACGCCGACACCTGCACCAACACCATCACCAACAGCCTCACCAACACTGACTCCCACACCGGCGGTGGTGTCCCCGACGCCGACGCCGGACTGGTCGATCACGCTGGCCCAGCCGGCCGCGTCCTGGGAGGACCGGCCGACCGTCTTCACCGGCAAGATCAGCAAGCCGGTCACCGGCTCGTACGTCACGCTCTGGCAGCGCGTCCCCGGCGCCTGGGTGCTGCGCGGCTCCACCCGGACCACGGCCGGCGGCGCGTACCGGTTCAGCTACGTGTCGGCGGTCACCGGCACCTGGGCGTTCCGCACGATGATCGGCGTCAAGGCCGAGACCGCGCTCGCCATCTCGGACTACCGGACCGTGCCGATCCAGGACCGGAAGATCGTCCTCAACACCCCGGCGTCCTGGTACGCGACGCTCACCGGCGTCTCGGTCGCCGGGAAGCTCGTGCCGGCCGAGCCGGGCAAGGAGGTCGCGCTGCAGCAGTACCTCGGCAGCGGGAAGTGGCAACTCCTGAACGTCGCGACGATGGATGCCGGAGGCAACTTCCGGCTCCGGGTGCCCGACGACCTGCCGGCCACCCGTACTGTCCGCGTGGTCACGCGTGGCGTCAGCCAGGCCGCGATGGAGTACTCCGCGCTCGCGAAGATCGTGATCAGGGCGGCACTCAACCCCAAGGTGTACGCCGTCTCCGCGGCGATGGTGCCGAACACGTACCGGGCCGGATGCCCCGTGAAACCGTCGGCGCTACGCCTGCTGCAGCTGAGCTACTGGGGCTTCGACGGCCGCGTGCACCGCGGTGAGCTGATCCTCCGGGACGCCGCGGTCGCGAAGATGATCACGGTCTGGACCTCGACGTTCGCGGCGAAGTTCCCGATCCGGCAGATGCGCCGGGTGGATGCGTTCGGCGGCAACGACGTCCGGTCGATGGCGGCGGACAACACGTCGGCGTTCAACTGCCGCCGGGTGACAGGCGATCCGTACTCGCTGTCGCCGCACTCGTACGGCTGGGCGATCGACATCAACACTGTCGAGAACCCGTACCTGGCCGCGAACGGCGTCTGGTACCCGTCGAACGGCCTGGCGTACCGCAACCGCGCAGTGGTTCGTCCGGGCATGCTGTTCGCCAACAGCGTCGCCACGAAGGCCCTCATCGGTCAGGGCTACTTCTGGGGCGCCGGCTGGGCCAAGCCCGACTACCAACACTTCGAGCCCAGGTGAAGCCGCTGGTGGTCGCATGCGCGCTGGCACTCCTGCTGACAGGCTGCAGCTCCAAGCCCGCGGCTGAGCCGCCAACGCACTCTGCCCCCTCAAAGGCAATCCCCAGCATGGTCAGCGGCACGGTGCCCGTTCCCACCAACACGCTCCCCACCAACGAGCCGACCGACGCTGCCGTCCCACCGCAGCTCCCGGAACGAGCGACCGCCCCACCACCAGCCAACGCCGGACCGCTAACAGCCAGCAACCTCCCAGCCCCAGAGAAGCTGGGTGCCGGCTGGAAGACCTACACCGACCCAGGCGGCGCAGAAGCCGGCTTCATCGGCAACAACACCTGGACCCGCCGTCGTGACCCCCACCAAGCCTCCTACGAAGCCCTACCTTCCGGCTGCTCCGGCCAACCGGTCAAAGGCTCCCTCGCCGTCCCCGCCTACGCCCTGACCGGCAGCTACCGCACCCCGGACCACCTACCCGCCACAGCCCTCCTACTCCGCTTCAAGGACGCCACCGGAGCCGAGAGCTACTACGCGGGTTACCAGGCACGTATGCACGCGTGTGGCTCCGGCGGCGACCTCTCCGTCAAACAACTCTGGGACACCACCACAGCAGCGACCGCCGTACGCTCATACGCCGGAGCTGAGTCCTACGTCGACCTCTCAGTAGTCCGTGGCTCCACAGTCGCCCTACTGGCCACCACCTCCACCCACCCGGACCAACAGTCCGACTGGGCGCACACCGTCGTACCAGCCCTGGAGTCCGTCATCGACTAGGGCGAGTGCTGGAAGATGTATTACCTTTCAGTATTTCGTGACCTACACTCCGGTTATGGGTGACTTCGACCGGTATGCCCGCCTGACCGCGCAGCTCGACGCGCCGTACGCCGTGATCGACCTGGCCGCGTTCCGCCGGAACGCCGACGACCTGGTCCGCCGGGCCGCCGGTACCCCGGTCCGGATCGCCTCCAAGTCGGTTCGCTGCCGCCCGCTGATCGCCGCCGCGCTCGAGCGGCCCGGGTTCCACGGCGTGATGAGCTACGCGCTGCCCGAGGCGCTCTGGCTGGCCCGGAACGGCGTCGACGACATCCTGCTCGGCTACCCGACCGCGCACCGGGCGGCGCTCCGCGAACTCTCCGAGGACCCCGAGGCGGCGTCCCGGATCACGCTGATGATCGACTCGCCGGAGCACCTCGGATTCATCAAGGCCACCGCGACCGGGACTGCCCGGATCCAGGTCTGCCTGGACGTCGACGCCTCGCTGCGGATCCTCGGTCAGCACCTCGGCGTCCGGCGGTCCCCGCTCCGGACCGCGACCGACGTGGCGACCCTCGCCCGTACGGTGGCGGCCGACAGTGCGTTCGAGCTGACCGGCGTGATGTTCTACGAGGCGCAGATCGCCGGGCTGCCGGACACGTCGCCGGCCGTCCGCTGGGTGAAGCGCCGTTCGGCCGCGGAGCTCGCGGACCGGCGCGGCGCGGTTGTCGACGCGGTCAAGCAGGTGGCGCCGCTGCGGATCGTGAACAGCGGCGGCACCGGCAGCCTGGAGATCAGCAGCGCCGATCCGGTCGTCACCGAGGTCACCGCCGGCTCCGGCCTCTACGGCCCGACCCTGTTCGACAAGTACGACGTCTTCCAGCCCGAGCCCGCGATGGCGTACGCGGTGGACGTAGTACGGCGGCCCGCGCCGCGGATCGCCACGCTGTTCGGCGGTGGGTACGTCGCGTCCGGTCCGGCGAAGAAGTCGCGGCTCCCGCTGCCCGCATCGCCGTCCGGGCTGAAGCTGCTCGGCACCGAGGGCGCCGGGGAGGTGCAGACTCCGGTGCAGGGACAATCGGCCGATCGGCTGAAAATCGGCGACAGAGTGTGGATGCGCTACGCCAAGGCAGGCGAGATGCTGGAGCGGTTCGACGTCCTGCACGCGATCGACGGCGAGGACGTCAGCGAGCTCGCGACGTACCGGGGCGAAGGGAAGAACTTCGGATGAGCACCTGGCGGAACTGGTCCGGCACCGAGTCGGCGACCGGCATCGAGACTCTGCGACCAGGGTCGACCGACGAGCTCGCGG harbors:
- a CDS encoding glucose 1-dehydrogenase; translated protein: MRAMTVTPGKSDSAAVGDVPEPPVVDGSILVEGLLTGICGTDIELVTGAFGSGRPGADRLVIGHESLGRVLEAPIGSGFAAGDLVAGVVRRPDPVPCPACARGEWDFCRNGKYTERGIKDMDGYGAERWRVDPYFAVPVPAALGNLGVLVEPASILTKAWEQVDRVGQRSWYAPQHVLVTGAGPIGLLAALIARQRGYGVHVLDRVTDGPKPELVRELGATYLTDLQRLDVVPDVVIEATGVGQLVYDCASLLPPAGVMCLAGIHPGPATVDVQLDALVRQLVVRNAALVGTVNAGKRHYADAVDVLTKADRTWLERLVTRTVPLSEWPKALVREPEDIKVVVDLRS
- a CDS encoding DUF3618 domain-containing protein; translated protein: MSDTKARTAEQIEADIAATRDRLASTVDELVDRANPKAVLERQVEQAKSQVFDEDGQLRTQKIVAVAGAVVGVVGVLLVIRRLVGRR
- a CDS encoding amino acid deaminase/aldolase, translated to MGDFDRYARLTAQLDAPYAVIDLAAFRRNADDLVRRAAGTPVRIASKSVRCRPLIAAALERPGFHGVMSYALPEALWLARNGVDDILLGYPTAHRAALRELSEDPEAASRITLMIDSPEHLGFIKATATGTARIQVCLDVDASLRILGQHLGVRRSPLRTATDVATLARTVAADSAFELTGVMFYEAQIAGLPDTSPAVRWVKRRSAAELADRRGAVVDAVKQVAPLRIVNSGGTGSLEISSADPVVTEVTAGSGLYGPTLFDKYDVFQPEPAMAYAVDVVRRPAPRIATLFGGGYVASGPAKKSRLPLPASPSGLKLLGTEGAGEVQTPVQGQSADRLKIGDRVWMRYAKAGEMLERFDVLHAIDGEDVSELATYRGEGKNFG
- a CDS encoding GroES family chaperonin, with amino-acid sequence MTPRKRLSDDKLPIRMLHDRVLVSLEQEGERKSSAGILIPATAQLGRRLSWAKVVAIGANVRTVEVDDRVLFDPEDRAEVEVRGDDYILLRERDLHAVAAGRLEDGQTGLYL
- a CDS encoding arsenate reductase ArsC; translated protein: MSKPSVLFVCIHNAGRSQMAAAWLRHLSGDTVDVRSAGSEPADQLNPMAVEAMREVGIDITAATPQLLAPEAVQTSDVVITMGCGDTCPFYPGKRYEDWKLTDPAGQPLEVVREIRDDIRTRVTELLADLPTT
- the bcp gene encoding thioredoxin-dependent thiol peroxidase gives rise to the protein MSDRLSVGDTAPDFTLPDADGNDVALADLRGKNVIVYFYPAAMTPGCTKQACDFRDSLDSLQAAGYAVLGISPDKPAKLAKFRERDAVTFPLLSDPDKEVLTAYGAFGEKTMYGKKVTGVIRSTFVVDQDGKIAVAQYNVKATGHVAKLRRDLGL
- the dapC gene encoding succinyldiaminopimelate transaminase, producing the protein MFETSSRLPDFPWDKLAPYQQKAAAHPDGIVDLSVGSPVDPVPDLVKQALADAADAPAYPTTIGTSAARQAAVDWMRRRLDVTGVDPKSGVLPVIGTKELIMMLPTLLGIGAGDTVLIPDLAYPTYEAGAALARATSVPVADPAAYDGPVRVAYLNSPRNPSGQITPAADLRRAVEWARANDVLLVSDECYTEFGWDEKPVSVLHPDVSGGSFDNLLAVHSLSKRSNLAGYRGGFVAGDPTVVAELLAVRKHAGLMVPSPIQAAMAAAFADDVHVEEQRARYLRRRAVLRDALTDAGWEITLSNGGLYLWASHPSYDAYGSVGALADKGILVAPGVFYGTAGERHVRVALTGTDERVDAAVKRLSE
- a CDS encoding aquaporin, with protein sequence MSHAHPLWRRTFAEGLGTGLLVTVVVGSGIAAASLSPGCVGLQLLENSFATALGLAVLILMFGPISGAHFNPVVSAVDWWLGRRSGSGLTAQDLAAYLAAQLGGGIAGAILANLMYGETAVSWSTTHRSAGHLYVGETVATAGLVLLIFSLAASGRAKAAPAAVGAYIGAAYWFTSSTSFANPAVTVGRAFTDTFAGIAPSSVPGFIAFQLAGAVVGAALVVALYPNAGKAVTPHTETTAGASS
- a CDS encoding substrate-binding and VWA domain-containing protein — translated: MTRSNNNRRSVYITAVGILVLTLGAVFVVRSFGSQQGADGFLGGGKSCTDPTQIRLSTTPEMQAPLEAAAKSLSAKGGKDGNACYQVTITAAPSAQVARDVAHGSDSRPDLWVPDSSLWVAQADDGQNVPSIAVPSVATSPLVLVGRNENFGDISSWLRLLGATEPALLDPLSTSPGALTLLAVQSERQKTSASDTQVSQVVVPLAQRLGSMAKPYTDVNALFGRADQDGSKTVVPASEQSFVKYQEAHPDAQLKAILPATGTLTLDYPIVVTAKSDNQQASDAAQALATELLTDSAAQARDQAGFRDTTLSPLSGGRGVGDVTQLTKPTSSAIDSTLQNWTRLSLSTHSLAVIDVSGSMAEKVGDKTRWQLTVEAASSGLNLFPDSAELGLWTFSTKIGSDNADYKPLVPIAPLTKAQRQTIVSQLNSQHPIIGGGTGLYDTAIAAVRQVRQTYKSSAVNTILLFTDGKNDDPNSPTLDKAVQTLQGLQDPSRPVRIIALGMGPEANANELTALAQATGGQAYVAKNPSDLKSVFIDALQSR
- a CDS encoding M15 family metallopeptidase, producing the protein MRLHLLGVVAVLLAGVTPTPAPTPSPTASPTLTPTPAVVSPTPTPDWSITLAQPAASWEDRPTVFTGKISKPVTGSYVTLWQRVPGAWVLRGSTRTTAGGAYRFSYVSAVTGTWAFRTMIGVKAETALAISDYRTVPIQDRKIVLNTPASWYATLTGVSVAGKLVPAEPGKEVALQQYLGSGKWQLLNVATMDAGGNFRLRVPDDLPATRTVRVVTRGVSQAAMEYSALAKIVIRAALNPKVYAVSAAMVPNTYRAGCPVKPSALRLLQLSYWGFDGRVHRGELILRDAAVAKMITVWTSTFAAKFPIRQMRRVDAFGGNDVRSMAADNTSAFNCRRVTGDPYSLSPHSYGWAIDINTVENPYLAANGVWYPSNGLAYRNRAVVRPGMLFANSVATKALIGQGYFWGAGWAKPDYQHFEPR